Proteins encoded together in one Lathamus discolor isolate bLatDis1 chromosome 3, bLatDis1.hap1, whole genome shotgun sequence window:
- the GNB4 gene encoding guanine nucleotide-binding protein subunit beta-4, producing the protein MSELEQLRQEAEQLRNQIRDARKACSDTTLAQITTSLDSVGRIQMRTRRTLRGHLAKIYAMHWGSDSRLLVSASQDGKLIIWDSYTTNKMHAIPLRSSWVMTCAYAPSGNYVACGGLDNICSIYNLKTREGNVRVSRELPGHTGYLSCCRFLDDNQIVTSSGDTTCALWDIETGQQTTTFTGHTGDVMSLSLSPDMRTFVSGACDASSKLWDIRDGMCRQSFTGHVSDINAVCFFPNGHAFATGSDDATCRLFDLRADQELMLYSHDNIICGITSVAFSKSGRLLLAGYDDFNCNVWDTLKGERAGVLAGHDNRVSCLGVTDDGMAVATGSWDSFLRIWN; encoded by the exons ATGAGTGAGCTGGAACAGTTACGGCAGGAGGCAGAACAGCTGCGaaatcaaatcaga GATGCAAGAAAAGCATGTAGCGACACAACTCTTGCTCAG atcaCAACAAGTCTGGACTCAGTGGGTCGAATTCAAATGCGCACAAGGCGTACGCTTAGAGGTCACTTAGCCAAAATCTATGCTATGCACTGGGGATCGGACTCAAG gctACTAGTCAGTGCTTCTCAAGatggaaaattaattatttgggATAGTTATACAACAAATAAG ATGCACGCCATCCCTTTGAGATCCTCCTGGGTGATGACTTGCGCGTACGCACCGTCTGGAAACTACGTTGCCTGTGGTGGACTGGACAACATCTGTTCCATATACAACTTAAAAACCAGAGAGGGCAATGTGAGAGTGAGCCGAGAGCTGCCAGGGCATACAG gTTACTTGTCCTGTTGTCGCTTTCTGGATGACAACCAAATTGTCACTAGCTCAGGAGACACCACTTG CGCTTTGTGGGATATTGAAACCGGTCAACAGACCACCACATTCACTGGGCATACTGGCGATGTGATGAGTCTCTCCCTAAGTCCAGATATGAGGACTTTTGTTTCGGGTGCCTGTGATGCCTCCTCGAAGCTTTGGGATATTCGAGATGGAATGTGCAGGCAGTCATTCACAGGGCATGTGTCAGATATTAATGCAGTTTGT TTTTTCCCTAATGGACATGCATTTGCCACTGGATCTGATGATGCCACTTGCCGACTCTTTGACCTACGTGCCGATCAGGAATTAATGCTGTACTCTCACGACAACATCATCTGCGGGATCACTTCTGTAGCCTTCTCAAAAAGTGGCCGTCTCTTGCTAGCAGGTTATGATGACTTCAACTGCAACGTGTGGGATACTCTGAAAGGGGAGAGAGCAG GTGTCCTTGCTGGCCATGACAACCGTGTGAGCTGTTTAGGTGTTACTGATGACGGCATGGCTGTAGCTACAGGGTCTTGGGACAGTTTTCTCAGAATCTGGAATTAA